The Aedes aegypti strain LVP_AGWG chromosome 1, AaegL5.0 Primary Assembly, whole genome shotgun sequence sequence TAGAAAACTTAAATAGATATTTAAGGAACATTGATTGAGTAACATAGAATTTGAAACCATACAGCGTTTTGtgctgttgaaattttgaaacatttgaatctCTTATGTTCAGATAACtaataatatataattttattgtGTATAGCGTTTTGTGCTGTCggaattttgaaagattttattttttgatgttcaCTTTTACGTTATGAACCTGGACATTTCTTTCCAAagtaacatttgaaaacataGATAGCCAATTAAATAGTATAAGAATATTTAAAGCATTTTCTGCCGTTAAAGTATAAGGTAATTTCCATAACTTATGCTCACTTTGATGTCATGAATCTGAAAAACTCTTTCCAAATTAGCATTTTGAGAACATAATAATCAATAACAAAGAATTAAAATGTGTAAagcgttttgaaattttagaaggCATTGATGTCTCATTTTCACTTTGACGTTATGTTAAAATGTTTATAGTTTAATTCAAGGCAACGTAAACCAAATGATAATATCCTTGATTTTTTTCCCAGGAGTAGTAGAGATCCAGAGAAGAAACAATCAAACGTTAAAAAAACGCAGTTCTTGACATCTTCAACCGTGGTGGATACAGGAAACAAACACTACTCAAAGAGTTTTATAAAGCTGTTTGGACAATACTAAATTTACTTTTGTCTTTTCAGGATCATAACAAGATTCAAGTTAACAGTATTACAACAGATAACGGAAGAATCACAATCAAACATGGAATTGGTGACCTAAAAGAAGGAAGCTTTTTTATCACTCTCAAGTAATTTCAAATTATGTATCTACAAAATCTTATACTAAGTAACATTATTTTAAATAACATTTACTCACTAAGAGTAGAGGAAGGGGTGAATGTAGGGATTATGAGAGGCTGGAAACAGAGTACAGTAAAACCAAGATAGGTCCGTGAGCTAAAGAACTGTTTAGCTAGTACTCAAATTGAAATCAATCGAGATCGTAGTAGGCACAGCTTGACGAAAGAAAAAATAGAGATCAGTTTGTTGATGTATTTTGGGAAGAATAAACGTGCttttataatgatggaagaaatgTGTTAATTCTAGTCTAACTCGTTAGAAAATCGAAAGAAAGATTGATCAGAAAATGTGTATACCGGCTATGTGAAATGGCTGGTCACTACATCTGGTTTTCCGTTGTTTTGGTAAGACTGGTAAAACGTCAAATTTGCagcggctggttggatggcgaCGGTTTCATCGGCGAAGATTACACATCGTTGCGTTcgataaggtgcaaaatttataaaaataaataaaatattttgctacaaaaataatattgtaacgCATCCTACAAAAATGCAACATAGAATTAAAATTATAGGTTTCCGCTAAACTTCAAACTGGTATATCTGTGAATGTGTTAGTTTTCACATTCGCCCTTATGGCACTATGCAGCTGAAAAGGAACATAATCGCTTATCTCGATGCGAGGGAAATtttgaacattgatttttttttatgggacaCCCTAGTGACCAGTTAAGCTCTCATGATAGTGAACTCATCGATTTCAGTGAAACACAAAAACCGCGACAAACATCCAAATAATGTGTAAGAAACTCAATTCATACTCACGCAGCTTCCCTCTCGGCAAGTTTCTTCAACGGATCGCGGACACCATGCCGCTTCGGAACGGGGATTTTCCGACGCTTATTCGGACCAAACACGGCCATGCTGCTCTCAGAacggaacttttgttttgttttgatcacGACACGAAACGAAAGAACGAACTAAAAACAGAAACGCGTGAAAAACATGTGTCAAAATCGTAACGCTTCTTTGGGGTTACTTTTTTTCAAAAGGGCGAAAACTTGCAAACTGCGCCACATGATAACGCATCGAGTTTCGAAACATCTGTTGCCATGGTCGCCGAGTTTAAAATTGTTGACCAAACATTGGAAAGTTTTCCGCAGTTTCCAGATGCTgattctaggaaaattgtaaaaacaGAATGGTGAATACTTACggatttgttttaattattcataGTTTAATACTATCTACTTATTTGATTAGTTCCCCGCACCGGAAAAAACGTCGCCAGTTGCGCCAAACCGCTCTCTGCCGGGAAGTGGAAACCGCCAAACAGCACGAGAGCTACCAcaaagatttcaaccaaattcaaCGTAACAGCCAGATTAGTTTCCTGAAGCGCCAGAATACGGCCCAGAGGCGAGAACGGGACGAAAATGCCCGACAACAGGAGGAAGAGGCCAAGGAAGCAATCAGACAGAGACAGTTGCAAGAGGAACAGGAATTGGCCATGCAGTTGCACGATGCCAACAGGCGTCGAATCAATGAGGAAAAACTTCGACAACAGCTCCGGGAGTCCAATCAGGAACTCAGGGAACTTGAGACCAAACTGAGGGCAGCTTATGTGGCCAAGGGGATTGCCGCCCAGAAGGCGGAACTGGAAGCCAGAAGGCTGGAGGAGAAGATCGCAGCTCAGAAGGAGCAGGAAGTGCTGGAACAGCAGCGATTGGACAACTTGGAATACATCAAACAGTGTGAGGAAGAGCAATGGAAGCACAAGTGCGAGCTTCGAGATACCCTCCACACTCAGATGAAGGCCCTGCAGCGCCAGAAGCAAATCATGTACGAAGAATTCCTTCGGGAGAAACAATACCTGGACGAAATCTGTAAACGTCTCCAGGAGGAGCGATTCGCGGAAATTCAACGGAAGCTGGAACTGCAGGAGCGAACCCGCATGGAGATGGAATACTTCAAGGAGGCGAAGGCCATCTGGCAGGAACGGCAGAAGCTTGCTCTGGCGGAAGAAAACGAAAGGATTCGACGCTTTTTGGAGTACCGGGATGCTCAGGAGCGGGAGCTACGGGAGCGGAAAGTTGAGAGCACCCGTTTCCGGGAACAGCTCAACGAGAAGATGGTCACTGAACTGCAGGTGGAAATTGTAAGTATGGTAGCGAACAGGTGGTGGCTTGGGAAAAGGAACAGGGTTGGTAGAAGGCCACTATTTCAATTCAAGTATCTAAAAGGTTTCTATTTTATATGGATGTTActtaagtctctattttaaccaaaatggtatcTAATGTCCcttgattgatttttaattttgcatAGGACGAAGCTCGCAAACGCGAAGAGCTACTGCAAGATATATACGCCGCCGAACTGGACGAGCGCCAGGAGGATCGTATTCAGCGTGACTTGGAGCAGCAGCTTCGCAAACGCATCGAAGCTCGGCTCGGTCTGGAGAGGCAACTGATGGAGATCGAATGCCGCCGTCAGCAGGAGGCTGACGACGAACGGAAGTTCAAGGAGGATCAGCTCAAACTATGGGCAGAACGTGATCGAATCGATCAAATGACCAATGAAAAACGACGGCTCAAATTGGCTGAACATCGACGAGATATtcaagaattgctggaggaacgtAAACGACGGCGTGCTGACGAAGTGAAACAATTGATGCAGCAACAGAGCATGTTCGAGCAAGAGGAGAAACGGCGACAGGAAATCATCGAAGAGGAACGCATCAAACTTTTGAAAGAGCACGTCACTGCTTTGCTCGGGTTCCTACCGCCAGGGGTGTTACGCGAAAGTGACCGGGAACATATTCCGCTGCCCAAGCCTAAGAGCGAACAGAAATAAAGCCTTAATTTAGTAGAGAAAaaatcggaggactcatacactGAACCAAGTATTCATGTaagatttatctgaaaacacatatagtttttttccatGTAGCTTTTCACATAACTTTCATCAGTTTACAACATGAACTAGAGGTATTTCCTTTTGATTAAATTCATCAGGAAAGCACATACATTTTATTAGAAATACGTATGTGAGTTATTGGATTTTGTTAATGAATTTCATGCGAAATTCatgtgaaaattattatttttgttcgtGATTCTCATATGATCGTTtaatgatttttaataattatattTCAGTTTTATGGGTTCGTTCTactgaaataaaagaaaaatataattaatgtttaaaattatttattcaatACATTATCTGCGTTTCTCCGTACCACCTTTTAGCAGTAGATAAAGATTAAGTTTGATATTATTCGAAAGCATCAATGTACCCTATACAACTTGACTTCATAAGCAGTAAATACtttatataatataatttaaactTTAGATATAACTTCGTTTATAGGCCTAATATTCGGCTTCCACATTATTTCAACAAAGAAATTTAAACTATCCAATTCCAAGTCTGTTTCTTCCTGCCATGGCCCATCATCTGCGATTTGTGAAAGATTGGTTGGTTTGTTCCATCATTATTCTGTGAAATTCAGATTCAAACAACGgattaatattcaattatcttatATTTAGTCATCAAACTTACCTTCCTTTGACATAATTCACATTGACTTTGcacaaaacattgaaaaagttgtGAGAAGATTTTGAAAAGTCTCAAACCTGCTGAAATTTAATAAACTGAATACGCCATCTTGAAACCACTGTTTTGAAATCCTAAATTTTCATATCTGAAAATCACATGAACATTATCGGATAACATACATGACTTATGTTCATATACAATTTACAGTATTGATCAATAAATATGATAGGGTATTTTAATAAGTTCTATGTGCTTATTGCATGAATGTTAATGGATACATATAACATTGATaggatttcaattattctgaATGTATGTGACGTTTTTAATACtttttatgatatttcttgGATCAGTGTAGATCTATACACACTTTGAATATGGACAAAATTTTCCTTGCTCTAAACGATCTCACATTTGCTTGTATTAACTTTCCTTTAGATaattccctccccttggttatacgaccttgccgcgatgggagggcataatccattagcccatatgatggaaaccaaagacgtaacctgtagtggaggtaccgtcaagctaccattcaccgtgcatttaagaaaaatttgcacttcaaaaaattatacctataacttttccaaataatttgaagcgcatttgaataccactacgtagcgtgcaattataaaataattcaggaaaaaatctaaaactagtgatgcataacaaaaaattactcaaaaattatgtttgaaaatgtaatgcTAAGGTCgtctcgtaccgttctatgtcaccatttactgtgcacactagtgcactacctattcaccgtgcgtatagttttcgtcatgatttaattttgtatctcgaagaaacattgttgatggtgcaactatgttgctagtagtgtgcgcactcatttttaagagtattttaaatcttcatttacaatcaaaaccataaaaaaaaaaattgtctaaatcattattttttcattaaaaccgttataggaggtttgactgtattgtccaaaccattccatattcactcaaaaactaaatatgaagtagttcaaTGACAACATAACAATATATCTAATATTGCCGAATAGTTGcataatgcacggtaataggaaccatatatattgaaaagggtccattcaccgtggatttgggtttcgactggagcaaaataaaaaattctaatttgcataaaatcttgctgctcatacgatgaaatacatcttactaatagtatccacagtgaaaacacagtgaaaaatttaaaaaaatttcatactctatcgttaaaatgaaaaaaatgtgattttttggcgtttctactaagagtgttgaaaaatatcattatcaaacagaattcacatgattttgactacataaactaggtttttcaaaatgctttgtgacaaaaactacttcatttcatcagttttatcttattgtGCTGACAAAAgagtaatttgtaaaaattgtatgaatattctgtaggcatttgtatatgtgcacggtgaatggaggccgcacggtgactggtgacttaacggtattatATTTTGCTTGAAGCCACGTCATAATtaatatggcatagacgcacatcttggatgtgatccaacggatattctgcgtcattgatagaattgatgcccatttcaaataataaatctattcgaagtggacattaatactattggtgacgatcagtgtgccttttgctaaccagaattttaaacatcactctataatcgcctatatctgctctgctataatttttacaatccgggtttgttctaggcaatccttctatgtattgataagaatcagagtgtgacttcaaactggattgaaatattgaataattgcagaaatcattgatttcattttatgagcgccgcgttacgtttatcttccatcagggttctgcaaatggtgtcgcgttacgcaaaaagcattttttatttttattgataaagtcggtaatgttgctttcgggtttcagaaaaaatgtatatctagtattgttatttgtttaatacattcgacattctgcctcacagtggggtaatttgatccgacactggttaatattaatttaatgtttctgtgaaaccttttgagaatATCGTGCTTTGTAAAAGCGTAGATGGCGCTTGTGGTCACCATATAAATTTGACTTAATTCTTTGCTACAATGTTAAgatatttctgtgatttttaagaatgtttccggtagggtcgatgtaccaatagccgcatagctaagaacaaaaattcgtataaaatcgaaaaataatgctagcgtcattattttacatcatctgatagctttttatcttggttttgtgggaaaaatataaaacatacgaaaactcaaatgtttgtatttattatcgcgggtgccactataggaatacatgtgcctatagtagcactatttctaatttctgttcctatagtagcactagcatcacggcgtcggCAATACTTAtctaaaccgtatttttacaaaacttttttatttttcctacaaagtgtgg is a genomic window containing:
- the LOC110676675 gene encoding meiosis-specific nuclear structural protein 1-like; this encodes MVAEFKIVDQTLESFPQFPDADSRKIVKTECSPHRKKRRQLRQTALCREVETAKQHESYHKDFNQIQRNSQISFLKRQNTAQRRERDENARQQEEEAKEAIRQRQLQEEQELAMQLHDANRRRINEEKLRQQLRESNQELRELETKLRAAYVAKGIAAQKAELEARRLEEKIAAQKEQEVLEQQRLDNLEYIKQCEEEQWKHKCELRDTLHTQMKALQRQKQIMYEEFLREKQYLDEICKRLQEERFAEIQRKLELQERTRMEMEYFKEAKAIWQERQKLALAEENERIRRFLEYRDAQERELRERKVESTRFREQLNEKMVTELQVEIDEARKREELLQDIYAAELDERQEDRIQRDLEQQLRKRIEARLGLERQLMEIECRRQQEADDERKFKEDQLKLWAERDRIDQMTNEKRRLKLAEHRRDIQELLEERKRRRADEVKQLMQQQSMFEQEEKRRQEIIEEERIKLLKEHVTALLGFLPPGVLRESDREHIPLPKPKSEQK